Proteins from a genomic interval of Caulobacter sp. NIBR1757:
- a CDS encoding aminopeptidase P family protein: MRQTFDESTDPSFGSKHVPLIRAAMARQGLDGLLVPHEDEHQNEYLPAANDRLAWATGFTGSAGAAVIMQDKAAVFVDGRYTLQVREQVDQALFEIRDLVEGGVPAYVELQKGSVIGYDPRLHSPDALAGLKRAADKAGATLKPVAPNPLDSAWGAERPAQPKAKVVPQPIEYAGEDSAAKRARIGESLKKLGADAAVLTAPASIAWLFNVRGGDVIRTPLPLSQAIVRADGTARLFLDPDKVTTDLPAWLGNQVSLETPDDLEPALDALKGQKVLVDPAQSSAWYFDKLGDAVVRGMDPTTLPRACKNAVEIAGTREAHRRDGAALTRFLHWIATEGQINPPDEKEAVAKLESFREATGALQDLSFDTIGAANGHGALPHYHPTERSNERAKQGSLLLVDSGGQYLDGTTDVTRTMAIGEPTEEMKRRNTLVLKGHLALARLRFPAGTTGSQIDAFARAALWSEGFDYDHGTGHGVGVYLGVHEGPHRIAKAPNTVALQPGMIVSNEPGYYKSGEYGIRIENLEVVMPAEDIPGGERPMHRFEALTLAPIDKRLVVLDMLTDVERTQFNSYHARVLAEIGPLVDGEAGEWLKDACAPL, translated from the coding sequence ATGCGCCAGACCTTCGATGAATCCACCGACCCGTCCTTCGGCTCGAAACACGTCCCCCTGATCCGCGCCGCCATGGCCCGGCAAGGCCTCGACGGCCTGCTGGTCCCGCATGAGGACGAGCACCAGAACGAATACCTGCCCGCCGCCAACGACCGTCTGGCCTGGGCCACCGGCTTCACCGGCTCGGCCGGGGCGGCGGTGATCATGCAGGACAAGGCCGCCGTCTTCGTCGATGGCCGCTACACCCTGCAGGTCCGCGAACAGGTCGATCAGGCCCTGTTCGAGATCCGCGACCTGGTCGAGGGCGGCGTCCCTGCCTATGTCGAGCTGCAGAAGGGTTCGGTGATCGGCTACGACCCGCGCCTGCACAGCCCCGACGCCCTCGCCGGCCTCAAGCGCGCCGCCGACAAGGCCGGCGCGACCCTCAAGCCCGTCGCCCCCAACCCGCTCGACAGCGCCTGGGGCGCCGAGCGCCCGGCCCAGCCGAAGGCCAAGGTCGTGCCGCAGCCGATCGAGTACGCCGGCGAGGACAGCGCCGCCAAACGCGCCCGCATCGGCGAGTCCCTGAAAAAGCTCGGCGCCGACGCCGCCGTCCTGACCGCCCCAGCCTCGATCGCCTGGCTGTTCAACGTGCGCGGCGGCGATGTCATCCGCACCCCGCTGCCGCTCAGCCAGGCCATCGTTCGCGCCGACGGCACGGCCCGCCTGTTCCTCGATCCGGACAAGGTTACGACCGACCTCCCCGCCTGGCTCGGCAACCAGGTCAGCCTGGAAACGCCCGATGACCTCGAACCGGCCCTCGACGCCCTGAAGGGCCAGAAGGTGCTCGTCGATCCGGCCCAGTCCTCGGCCTGGTACTTCGACAAGCTGGGCGACGCAGTCGTTCGCGGCATGGACCCCACCACCCTGCCCCGCGCCTGCAAGAACGCCGTCGAGATCGCCGGCACCCGCGAAGCCCACCGCCGCGACGGCGCCGCGCTGACCCGCTTCCTCCACTGGATCGCCACGGAAGGGCAGATCAACCCGCCCGACGAGAAGGAGGCCGTCGCCAAACTCGAAAGTTTCCGCGAGGCCACCGGCGCCCTGCAGGACCTCAGCTTCGACACCATCGGCGCCGCCAACGGCCACGGCGCCCTGCCCCACTACCACCCCACCGAACGCTCCAACGAGCGCGCGAAACAGGGCTCGCTCCTGCTCGTCGACAGCGGCGGCCAGTACCTGGACGGCACCACCGATGTGACCCGCACCATGGCCATCGGCGAGCCGACCGAGGAGATGAAGCGGCGCAACACCCTGGTGCTCAAGGGTCACCTGGCCCTCGCCCGCCTGCGCTTCCCGGCCGGCACCACGGGCAGCCAGATCGACGCCTTCGCCCGCGCCGCCCTGTGGTCCGAGGGCTTCGACTACGATCACGGAACCGGCCACGGCGTCGGCGTCTACCTCGGCGTCCACGAAGGCCCGCACCGCATCGCCAAGGCCCCCAATACCGTGGCCCTGCAGCCCGGCATGATCGTCTCCAACGAGCCCGGCTACTACAAGAGCGGCGAATACGGCATCCGCATCGAGAACCTCGAAGTGGTCATGCCGGCCGAGGACATTCCCGGCGGCGAACGCCCGATGCACCGCTTCGAGGCCCTGACCCTGGCCCCCATCGACAAGCGCCTGGTCGTCCTCGACATGCTGACCGACGTCGAGCGCACCCAGTTCAACAGCTACCACGCCCGGGTACTGGCGGAGATCGGCCCGCTTGTGGACGGTGAAGCCGGCGAATGGCTGAAGGACGCCTGCGCGCCGCTGTAG
- a CDS encoding DUF1080 domain-containing protein produces the protein MIHRRDLMLGLAATGLASPAVAAGGFQPLFNGRDLTGWTPVGDANWSVQDGILAADKGAMSFLVSDASYRDFDLRVELWISPEANSGVFIRCSDRQTFNPANAYEINVFDARPDPTYGTGAIVDVAKVSPMPRAAGRWSLLEISARGDSLTVVLNGEKTIDGVRNAAHAEGPIALQYGSGVVKFRRVEIQVA, from the coding sequence ATGATCCACAGACGCGACCTGATGCTCGGCCTCGCCGCCACCGGCCTGGCGAGCCCCGCCGTGGCTGCGGGCGGCTTCCAGCCCCTGTTCAACGGCCGCGACCTGACCGGCTGGACCCCGGTCGGCGACGCCAACTGGTCCGTCCAGGATGGCATCCTCGCCGCGGACAAGGGCGCGATGAGCTTTCTCGTCTCAGACGCCAGCTATCGAGACTTCGACCTGCGCGTCGAACTCTGGATCAGCCCGGAGGCCAACTCCGGCGTCTTCATCCGCTGTTCCGACCGCCAGACCTTCAACCCGGCCAACGCCTATGAGATCAACGTCTTCGACGCCCGACCCGACCCGACCTACGGCACCGGCGCCATCGTCGATGTGGCAAAGGTGTCGCCCATGCCCCGCGCCGCCGGCCGCTGGAGCCTGCTGGAGATCAGCGCCCGGGGCGACAGCCTCACCGTCGTGCTGAACGGCGAGAAGACCATCGATGGCGTCCGCAACGCCGCCCATGCCGAGGGCCCCATCGCCCTGCAGTATGGCTCCGGCGTCGTGAAGTTCCGCAGGGTGGAAATCCAGGTCGCATGA
- a CDS encoding DUF4336 domain-containing protein, which yields MTALLQPFGPGLWLAAGPQVEVIGFAYPTRMAVIRLADGGLLIWSPVALTTALRTEVEALGPVTRLVAPNSLHDRYLAEWRQAFPTARTYVAPGFAASPGDIELGDEPPADWAADLDQVVVRGNRITTEVVFFHRPSRTVIFTDLIQQFPPGWFKGWRALVARLDLMTAAEPAVPRKFRTAFTDRAAARASVRRILAWPAEKVIMAHGPPVERDGQAFLARAFAWLKP from the coding sequence ATGACGGCGCTGCTGCAACCGTTCGGGCCCGGCCTCTGGCTGGCCGCCGGTCCCCAGGTCGAGGTGATCGGCTTTGCCTATCCGACGCGGATGGCCGTGATCCGCCTGGCCGATGGCGGCCTGCTGATCTGGTCGCCGGTCGCCCTCACCACCGCGCTCAGGACGGAGGTCGAGGCGCTCGGCCCGGTGACACGGCTGGTGGCGCCCAACAGCCTTCATGACCGCTACCTCGCCGAGTGGCGCCAGGCCTTCCCGACGGCCCGGACCTATGTCGCGCCCGGCTTCGCCGCCTCGCCGGGCGATATCGAACTGGGTGATGAGCCGCCCGCCGACTGGGCCGCCGACCTCGATCAGGTCGTCGTGCGCGGCAACCGCATCACCACCGAGGTCGTCTTCTTCCATCGGCCCAGCCGGACCGTGATCTTCACCGACCTGATCCAGCAGTTTCCGCCGGGCTGGTTCAAGGGCTGGCGCGCCCTCGTCGCCCGCCTCGACCTGATGACCGCCGCCGAACCCGCCGTCCCCCGCAAGTTCCGGACCGCCTTCACCGACCGCGCGGCCGCCCGCGCTTCGGTACGGCGCATCCTGGCCTGGCCGGCGGAGAAGGTGATCATGGCCCACGGCCCGCCGGTCGAACGGGACGGCCAGGCCTTCCTCGCCCGCGCCTTTGCCTGGCTGAAGCCGTGA
- a CDS encoding nitroreductase, protein MNYDEVVRGRRSIRGYQQKPVPKAVIREVLELAMRSPSSLNTQPWNFYVVSGEPLDRIRAGNTERNLAGVPHSREFRVHGEYGGQHRERQIGVAKQLFAAMGIAREDKDARQDWVLRGFRQFDAPVSIVVTYDRSIHGSDIGPFDAGAVTNALVNAAWSRGLGCVINSQGIMQSPVVREHAGIADDQVIMICVAMGYPDDDFPANAVVSERKSVDEAAVFVGFED, encoded by the coding sequence ATGAACTATGACGAGGTCGTTCGCGGGCGGCGGAGCATCCGCGGCTATCAGCAGAAGCCGGTGCCCAAGGCGGTGATCCGCGAGGTTCTCGAGCTGGCCATGCGGTCGCCGTCGTCGCTGAACACCCAGCCCTGGAACTTCTACGTCGTGTCGGGCGAGCCGCTGGACCGCATCCGGGCCGGCAACACCGAGCGCAACCTGGCCGGCGTGCCCCACAGCCGCGAGTTTCGCGTTCACGGCGAGTACGGCGGACAGCATCGCGAACGCCAGATCGGCGTCGCCAAGCAACTGTTCGCCGCCATGGGCATCGCCCGCGAGGACAAGGACGCGCGGCAGGACTGGGTGCTGCGCGGCTTTCGGCAGTTCGACGCGCCGGTCTCCATTGTGGTCACCTACGACCGCTCCATCCATGGCAGCGACATCGGCCCGTTCGACGCCGGCGCGGTGACCAACGCCCTGGTCAACGCCGCCTGGTCGCGGGGCCTCGGCTGTGTGATCAACAGCCAGGGAATCATGCAGTCGCCAGTCGTCCGCGAGCATGCGGGCATCGCGGATGACCAGGTCATCATGATCTGCGTCGCCATGGGCTATCCCGACGACGACTTCCCGGCCAATGCCGTGGTGTCCGAGCGCAAGAGCGTCGATGAGGCGGCCGTGTTTGTTGGGTTCGAGGACTAG
- a CDS encoding acyl-CoA dehydrogenase family protein has protein sequence MDFNFSEEQSMLRDTVASFLQDKYDFDKRQKLIKSESGWSPAIWEAFANELGILGAPFSEELGGLGGGAIENMIVMEEFGKALVVEPYLGTVVIGGGFLKHSGYAGAAELIGGIIEGKVTIAFGYAEPQARYNWADVKTTAKKEGDAFVLNGHKAVVIGAPWASHLIVTARTSGGQRDEDGISVFIVEKGAKGIVTRDYPTVDGQRASEVYLENVTVPASALIGEEGKGLPLVNKVLDEAAAAACAEAVGAMRKMHEQTLDYARQRKQFGTAIANFQVLQHRMVDMFMNVEQSVSMTYMATLKLDESDAERAKAVSAAKVQIGKACKFVGQNAIQIHGGMGMTEELAVGHYFKRATMIEGLYGSVDHHLRRYETLSFGKAA, from the coding sequence ATGGACTTCAATTTCTCCGAAGAGCAGTCGATGCTGCGCGACACCGTCGCCAGCTTCCTGCAGGACAAGTACGACTTCGACAAACGCCAGAAGCTGATCAAGTCCGAGAGCGGCTGGAGCCCGGCCATCTGGGAAGCCTTCGCCAACGAGCTGGGCATTCTCGGCGCGCCCTTCTCCGAAGAGCTGGGCGGCCTGGGCGGCGGCGCCATCGAGAACATGATCGTCATGGAAGAGTTCGGCAAAGCCCTGGTGGTCGAGCCCTATCTCGGCACCGTCGTCATCGGCGGCGGCTTCCTGAAGCACTCGGGATATGCAGGCGCGGCCGAGCTGATCGGCGGCATCATCGAGGGCAAGGTCACCATCGCCTTCGGCTATGCCGAGCCGCAGGCCCGCTATAACTGGGCGGATGTGAAGACTACCGCCAAGAAGGAAGGGGACGCTTTCGTCCTCAACGGCCACAAGGCGGTCGTCATCGGCGCCCCCTGGGCCAGCCACCTGATCGTCACCGCCCGCACCAGCGGCGGCCAGCGCGACGAGGACGGCATCTCGGTGTTCATCGTCGAGAAGGGCGCCAAGGGCATCGTCACCCGCGACTACCCGACCGTCGATGGCCAGCGCGCCTCGGAAGTCTACCTCGAGAACGTCACTGTTCCGGCGTCGGCCCTGATCGGCGAAGAGGGCAAGGGCCTGCCGCTGGTCAACAAGGTGCTGGACGAGGCCGCGGCCGCCGCCTGCGCCGAGGCCGTCGGCGCCATGCGCAAGATGCATGAGCAGACGCTGGACTACGCCCGCCAGCGCAAGCAGTTCGGCACCGCCATCGCCAACTTCCAGGTGCTGCAGCACCGGATGGTCGACATGTTCATGAACGTCGAGCAGTCGGTCTCGATGACCTACATGGCCACCCTGAAGCTTGACGAGAGCGACGCGGAGCGGGCCAAGGCCGTCTCGGCCGCCAAGGTGCAGATCGGCAAGGCCTGCAAGTTCGTCGGCCAGAACGCCATCCAGATCCACGGCGGCATGGGCATGACCGAGGAACTGGCCGTCGGCCACTACTTCAAGCGCGCGACGATGATCGAGGGGCTGTACGGCTCGGTCGACCACCACCTGCGCCGCTACGAGACGCTGAGCTTCGGCAAGGCGGCGTAG
- a CDS encoding acyl-CoA dehydrogenase family protein: MNLDFSPEDIAFRDEVRAFIAENYPAQLRDKGSDREDLSKDDFLSWHKVLAKKGWVAPSWPKEWGGCGWTSTQKYLFGEEMARADAIPILPFGVAMVAPVIYTFGTQEQKDRYLPKIYNGEEWWCQGYSEPGAGSDLASLKTKAERITGDDGKEYYIVNGQKTWTTLAQHADWGFFLVRTNPEAKIQEGISFLLIDMKTPGITVRPIITIDGGHEVNEVWLENVKVPVENRVFEENKGWTCAKFLLAHERSGIAGVARSKRGVERVREMASVEFGDDGDNLLKDADFKRKVAELEIDLTALEYTELRVLASESAGKGPGPESSLLKIKGTEIQQRLTELALEAAGHYASPYFRGFPGDGDNAHPIGPDSAHRTAPNYFNTRKTSIYGGSNEIQRNIIAKMVLGL; this comes from the coding sequence ATGAACCTCGACTTTTCCCCCGAAGACATTGCGTTCCGCGACGAGGTCCGCGCCTTCATCGCCGAGAACTACCCGGCGCAGCTGCGCGACAAGGGCTCGGATCGGGAAGACCTGAGCAAGGACGACTTCCTGTCCTGGCACAAGGTGCTGGCCAAGAAGGGCTGGGTGGCCCCGTCGTGGCCGAAGGAATGGGGCGGCTGCGGCTGGACCTCGACCCAGAAATACCTGTTCGGCGAGGAGATGGCCCGGGCGGACGCGATTCCGATCCTGCCCTTCGGCGTCGCCATGGTGGCCCCGGTCATCTACACCTTCGGCACCCAGGAACAGAAGGACCGCTACCTGCCGAAGATCTACAACGGCGAGGAGTGGTGGTGTCAGGGCTATTCGGAACCGGGCGCCGGGTCCGACCTCGCGTCGCTGAAGACCAAGGCCGAGCGCATCACCGGCGACGACGGCAAGGAATACTACATCGTCAACGGCCAGAAGACCTGGACCACGCTGGCGCAGCACGCCGACTGGGGCTTCTTCCTGGTCCGCACCAACCCTGAGGCCAAGATCCAGGAAGGCATCAGCTTCCTGCTCATCGACATGAAGACGCCCGGAATCACCGTGCGCCCGATCATCACCATCGACGGCGGCCATGAGGTCAACGAGGTCTGGCTGGAGAACGTCAAGGTTCCGGTCGAGAACCGCGTGTTCGAAGAGAACAAGGGCTGGACCTGCGCCAAGTTCCTGCTGGCTCACGAACGCTCGGGCATCGCCGGCGTGGCGCGCTCCAAGCGCGGCGTCGAGCGGGTGCGCGAGATGGCCTCGGTCGAGTTCGGCGACGACGGCGACAACCTGCTGAAGGACGCCGACTTCAAGCGCAAGGTCGCCGAGCTGGAGATCGACCTGACGGCTCTGGAGTACACCGAGCTGCGGGTGCTGGCCTCGGAAAGCGCCGGCAAGGGGCCGGGTCCGGAATCCTCGCTGCTGAAGATCAAGGGCACCGAGATCCAGCAGCGGCTGACCGAGCTGGCGCTGGAAGCGGCGGGCCACTACGCCTCGCCCTACTTCCGCGGCTTCCCGGGTGACGGCGACAACGCCCATCCGATCGGGCCCGACAGCGCCCACCGCACGGCGCCCAACTACTTCAACACCCGCAAGACCTCGATCTACGGCGGGTCGAACGAAATCCAGCGCAACATCATCGCCAAGATGGTTCTGGGCCTCTAG
- a CDS encoding PaaI family thioesterase, with product MTALPPNLDNDITGPGLGALRMDAAALNDFLARAFPHSEPETMVKVIKVDPGVVTLAMPTSERHHRPGAVISGPTLMSLADSAAYALILAHIGEVAMAVTTSLNIHFLRPCKPGRLMAEGRLLRLGRRIATVDVLMWTEGPDRAAAKATVAYAIPEGAVR from the coding sequence ATGACCGCCCTGCCCCCCAATCTCGACAATGACATAACCGGCCCCGGCCTCGGTGCCCTGCGCATGGACGCCGCCGCCCTCAACGACTTCCTGGCGCGCGCCTTTCCGCACAGCGAGCCCGAGACCATGGTCAAGGTGATCAAGGTCGATCCCGGCGTCGTCACCCTGGCCATGCCGACCAGCGAGCGGCACCACCGCCCGGGCGCGGTCATCTCCGGCCCGACCCTGATGAGCCTGGCCGACAGCGCCGCCTACGCCCTGATCCTGGCCCATATCGGCGAGGTGGCGATGGCGGTGACCACCTCGCTCAACATCCACTTCCTGCGCCCCTGCAAGCCCGGCCGGCTGATGGCCGAGGGCCGGCTGTTGCGTCTCGGCCGTCGGATCGCCACGGTCGATGTGCTGATGTGGACCGAGGGCCCCGACCGCGCCGCCGCCAAGGCCACCGTCGCTTACGCCATTCCCGAGGGAGCCGTCCGTTGA
- a CDS encoding DUF1289 domain-containing protein: MSLGPPYTSPPKAITTPCVKVCIVDPESNLCLGCFRTLPEIGGWARFSEAERAALMTELPSRKGRIRPEKLGILNT; the protein is encoded by the coding sequence TTGAGCCTTGGTCCGCCCTACACCAGCCCGCCCAAGGCCATCACCACCCCCTGTGTGAAGGTCTGCATCGTCGATCCGGAGAGCAACCTCTGCCTCGGCTGCTTCCGCACCCTGCCCGAGATCGGCGGCTGGGCCCGCTTCAGCGAGGCGGAGCGCGCCGCCCTGATGACCGAGTTGCCCAGCCGCAAAGGCCGCATCCGCCCCGAGAAGCTCGGCATCCTCAACACCTGA
- a CDS encoding TIGR02281 family clan AA aspartic protease: MLKFAAIVLVGALSAVGAAGAVVNFDPSRQAPQANLQLATTPVSSTAAPAQVTKAADGHYWATADVDGSAVRFLVDTGATAVALTATDAQRLGLDLGKLTFGVPVTTADGKTMAAQVKLRSVTIAGARVENVDALILRTGLETSLLGMSYLGRLSSFEATRTALILKP; this comes from the coding sequence ATGCTGAAGTTCGCAGCGATCGTGCTGGTGGGAGCGTTGTCGGCCGTTGGCGCGGCCGGCGCCGTCGTCAACTTCGACCCCTCCCGGCAGGCCCCGCAGGCCAACCTCCAACTGGCGACGACGCCGGTCTCCAGCACCGCCGCCCCGGCCCAGGTCACCAAGGCCGCCGACGGCCACTACTGGGCCACCGCCGACGTCGATGGCAGCGCCGTGCGCTTCCTGGTCGATACCGGGGCGACCGCCGTCGCCCTGACCGCCACCGACGCCCAGCGCCTGGGCCTCGACCTCGGCAAGCTCACCTTCGGGGTGCCGGTGACCACCGCCGACGGCAAGACCATGGCCGCCCAGGTCAAGCTGCGCAGCGTCACCATCGCCGGAGCCCGGGTCGAGAACGTCGATGCCCTGATCCTGCGGACCGGCCTCGAAACCAGCCTGCTCGGCATGAGCTATCTGGGCCGCCTGTCCTCCTTCGAGGCCACGCGCACGGCGTTGATTCTCAAGCCCTAG
- a CDS encoding group III truncated hemoglobin, with product MADRPADHPRGEGPRLGPGVAVGIDEAMIRQLVHAFYDRVRRDPAIGPIFERAIGETWDAHLAKLCDFWSSVMLATGRFQGRPMQAHNRLPDIRTEHFGRWLSLFEATARDVCPPAAAALFVERALMIGRSLQMGLAVSRGELPPVRAPV from the coding sequence ATGGCCGACAGACCAGCAGATCACCCGCGCGGCGAGGGCCCCCGTCTCGGTCCCGGCGTCGCCGTCGGCATCGACGAGGCGATGATCCGCCAGCTGGTGCATGCCTTCTACGACCGGGTGCGGCGGGATCCCGCCATCGGGCCGATCTTCGAGCGAGCCATCGGCGAGACCTGGGACGCCCATCTGGCCAAGCTGTGTGATTTCTGGTCGTCGGTGATGCTGGCCACGGGGCGGTTCCAGGGGCGGCCGATGCAGGCCCACAACCGCCTGCCCGACATCAGGACCGAGCACTTCGGCCGCTGGCTGTCGCTGTTCGAGGCGACGGCGCGGGACGTTTGTCCGCCGGCCGCGGCGGCGCTGTTCGTCGAGCGGGCGCTGATGATCGGCCGCAGCCTGCAGATGGGCCTGGCGGTCAGCCGGGGCGAACTGCCGCCGGTGCGAGCGCCGGTCTAG
- the dusA gene encoding tRNA dihydrouridine(20/20a) synthase DusA encodes MIRPPPHTFSVAPMMDWTDRHCRALHRALTGRALLYTEMVTTGAVLHGDRDRLLGYDPVEHPVALQLGGSDPDDLAASARIGADLGYDEINLNVGCPSDRVQSGRFGACLMREPELVADCMAAMIGAVDVPVTVKCRIGVDDQEPADSLFRLVDLSAAAGVKTFVVHARKAWLKGLSPKENRDIPPLDYPLVYRLKRERPELTIVINGGVASLDEAEAHLAHVDGVMMGRAAYHEAGLLGEVDRRLFAADGGDVSPFEAVARYRPYLLARLEEGVHLPAMVRHMLGLFHGRPGARSWRRILTVEGVKAGAGIEVVDRALDAVSGARAAA; translated from the coding sequence GTGATCCGCCCGCCGCCCCATACCTTCTCCGTCGCCCCGATGATGGACTGGACCGACCGTCACTGCCGGGCGCTGCACCGGGCGCTGACCGGACGGGCGCTGCTCTACACCGAGATGGTCACCACCGGGGCCGTGCTGCACGGCGACCGGGACAGGCTGCTCGGCTATGACCCGGTCGAGCATCCGGTGGCGCTGCAGCTGGGCGGCTCGGACCCCGACGACCTGGCGGCCAGCGCCAGGATCGGCGCGGACCTGGGCTATGACGAGATCAATCTCAACGTCGGCTGTCCCTCCGACCGCGTGCAGTCGGGGCGGTTCGGCGCCTGCCTGATGCGCGAGCCGGAGCTGGTGGCCGACTGCATGGCGGCGATGATCGGCGCGGTCGATGTGCCGGTGACTGTGAAATGCCGCATCGGCGTCGATGACCAGGAGCCGGCGGACAGCCTGTTCCGGCTGGTCGACCTGTCGGCGGCGGCCGGGGTGAAGACCTTCGTCGTCCATGCCCGCAAGGCCTGGCTGAAGGGCTTGTCGCCGAAGGAGAACCGGGACATCCCGCCGCTCGACTATCCGCTGGTCTACAGGCTCAAGCGCGAGCGGCCGGAGCTGACCATCGTCATCAACGGCGGGGTGGCGTCGCTGGACGAGGCCGAGGCCCATCTGGCGCATGTCGACGGGGTGATGATGGGCCGGGCGGCCTATCACGAGGCCGGGCTGCTGGGCGAGGTGGACCGGCGGCTGTTCGCGGCCGACGGCGGCGATGTCTCGCCCTTCGAGGCGGTGGCGCGGTACCGGCCCTATCTGCTGGCGCGGCTGGAAGAGGGCGTACACCTGCCGGCCATGGTGCGGCACATGCTGGGCCTGTTCCACGGCCGGCCGGGCGCGCGAAGCTGGCGGCGGATCCTGACGGTCGAGGGCGTCAAGGCAGGCGCGGGGATCGAGGTCGTCGATCGGGCTCTGGACGCGGTGAGCGGGGCGCGGGCCGCGGCGTAG